GCGTCTGCCTCGGGATATTTCTCTTTGGTGGCCATCATATCATATACTATTACCTTATATCCGAGGATCTTACCTATTCTCGCGATAGCCCTGGTAACTTCGTTATCACCTACCAGGATTAGCTGGGGCTTTGGATATACAGGCTCTATATAGATATCAACCTCACCCCCACATGGTGTGCCAACCTCTATTACATCCTCACCTATCTTCCTAAGCTCCTCACCCCTCATAACAAGCCTAACTATCTTGGGAGTACCCTTTTCAAGAGCCTCTAGAGCAGCTGTTAAAACCGCGTTCTCACTACACCAACCCCCTAGCCATCCTATGACCCTCCCATCAGGAAGCACTATCGCCTTCGCACCAACCTTAGCAGCGGAAGATCCCTGAGATCTGATAACCATTACAACAGCGAACTCCTTCTCTTGATCTATAAGCTGCTTAGCAGTAGAAACAAGCTCGTGCATCTCCTCCTCAAACCTGATTATGGGGAGCCTAACCTCAGGACTATCTCTAGACATGCTATCTCACTAAAGAAATATTGCGTTAAAGCCTAATAAAATATCGATTCTCAACACCTAGGGGCTAGGAAAAGGCGAGGGTTATAAAGTAGCGTTGTGGAGTATAAGCTACAATGCTATATAGCTCTTAGCTATATCTCCTATGGAGTAGAGGATAAATCTGATTAAGGTGATGGTGGTGAGAGCTAGGATATCGAGAGAAGATCTTGAGGA
The Sulfolobales archaeon DNA segment above includes these coding regions:
- a CDS encoding XdhC family protein, producing MSRDSPEVRLPIIRFEEEMHELVSTAKQLIDQEKEFAVVMVIRSQGSSAAKVGAKAIVLPDGRVIGWLGGWCSENAVLTAALEALEKGTPKIVRLVMRGEELRKIGEDVIEVGTPCGGEVDIYIEPVYPKPQLILVGDNEVTRAIARIGKILGYKVIVYDMMATKEKYPEADAILNSPSGFERIRIDRHTIAVLATMGKTWVDEEILERLLKTDIGLIELVSSFRRAQEILRLLIKKGFSIEDLRRIRTPAGIDIGAISPEEIAISVLAEIIMLRRGGTGKSMREVKGNPLEAVEKELISSPFQKV